From the Chryseobacterium fluminis genome, the window TTATATATCCAAGCGGGATAAAAGGAGAAATGATGTTTTGGCAGACTTTCCCCACTTTGTCAATCATGCAACCTATCATCGCGGGCAACTTGTGACACTACTAAGGCAAACAGGATTTACAGATTTCTCCAATACGGACCTGGCCACTTACTTTATCAAAAAATAATTTCCACTGACCTACAGAAATAAAAGACTCATATAACCTGCATATTAATAAGCGATACCGATGAATGCAAGATTTGATAATGTCACCAAGCTATTATTTGCTTGTGATGCTGAAGAAATACCTGACAAAGTTTTGGTCAGAATAAGAGAGGCAGCAGAACGCCTTAAAGCGGAGATGGAGATCTTCAGTTTACCAAGGCAATGAAATAATTAAAATCCAAAAATTCAGATTTCGTGGCAACTAATGCCATAGACCAAAAGTCACAGGGAATTAATTGCTATTATAAAAATGTGAGGTTTAACACTGTGATTACAGAAATTGCAAAAGAGATCAAAGAATATCAGGCCGATCTGCTGATGATGGCCCTAAAAATGTGGTTTTTGGGAATCCATTGTACATCGCAGTAAAATCCGACTTATGGCTTTAGGACAAGATATTGCGCTGCCTTCAAAGCAAGGCGGTTTACTTTTCTTTTTTGTTTTTGTACTTATACTAATATATGAATAGTATGATTTCATGGAATTAATGTATTTTTTTTCAAATGAATGTTAACATAATTGCAGAATAAAAGAATGCCGGATTTAGTATTTAAAGTATCATCATAAGGCTGTAATCTCAGGTTGATATATATTATTTAAAAAATTTTTTTAACGATAATCTTTATTAATATGAGAGTTAAAACAGATTTATAATCTTTAATAATGCCTCGCCATAAAAACTTTCGGAATTATTCTGAG encodes:
- a CDS encoding DinB family protein; this encodes MADFPHFVNHATYHRGQLVTLLRQTGFTDFSNTDLATYFIKK